The sequence below is a genomic window from Paramisgurnus dabryanus chromosome 4, PD_genome_1.1, whole genome shotgun sequence.
TATGTTCAGTTTTTATACCGTAatgcaggagtggggaaccctgggtcctggagggccactgtcctgcagagtttagttccaaccctcatcaaacacacctgaatttaatttccaagtaatcctgaagacttgaattagattttcaggtgtgtttaattagggttggaactaaactctgcaggacagtggccctccaggaccagggttccccacccctgatgTAAGGGATAACATACAGTCGGACGGATATCCCAAAAGGTTATCACCCTAAAGTGATATGTTATGAATAATGTGGAAGTTCAAAGTTCAAACAAGATAATCATACATCTggtttaataatttttaaataaaatagtcgccactgaccaatcagaatcaagcattccagagtaTCATgcaataaaattcatataacaTATCATCCTTGAAATGGATTGTGTCTTTATCCTATAATTAAAGTAATTTGTGTTCGCACTCACCTGCAGACACACATTTTCCAGGAGAGGGTTGTAGCTCTGCATCTACAGATGGATGTGATTGTGGGTGGTCTTCTTGCTCAGTGTGTATTTCATGAAATCTACATTCTGCTTTGTCCCGCTGTTGAAGCTTGTCTTCAAAAACTGGGTTTTTGATTCTGTCAGTGTTACATAGTGATTCAGGTTGTTGTTCTTGGACAACTGGACTGTGGGAAAAGCATTCATTCATTTCAGAATTTGTAACCAAGTTGGTTTGCGTGTTTGGGCTTTCTGTAGATTGTGTACAGAGTAGATCACGAGGGTCCGGCTGAAAAGCAACCTCACGTTTCTCCTCTCCGACAAACTTCATCCTACATCTAGCGAGGCTCTTTTTGTGTAGCCGTGAACCTCGGTACCTTTTGTAATCTTCTTGTAAGATTGCTTCACTTGAAGAAGATTTAGAAGAATCTGAATCTGAAGGGCATATATTTTGGGATGAGCTTCCGTTACCCCCTGTGCTCCCTGTTTGGTTTGTGGAAAAGGAAACAATTTTGCATGCTTGAGGAGATTTCAAGTATGTAAGTCTGCTGTCAGGCGTCCCACAGGCTCTTTTGATCACAGGTCTACAGATTCTGCCCAGTTGACTGCATTCGGTGGATGATCTGTGGCTCTTCAAAGGGAACTGGAAGTTGCTTATCCGGCCGCACTGACCTGGTGCATAAATGGATGTATTGATTGAAGTGTCTGTCTCTGAACCTGCGAACTGAGACCTGTTCTTAGATTTAGAAGTAAGGTTGTCATTATTGCTGGATTGATTGAGTTGCGTAGAGTTGATCATCAGTTTAAGGTCTTTAGAAATATCATTGACAGCTCTGTTTTGCCTTCTAGATGAAATCACTTCATTGTATCCTTTTAGGGAACTTGTACTGCCAAGTTTTTGAAATGCACCCTCTTGGTTTGTGGTCATGTTTGGTGATGAAGTATGTGCAGATGTGATTTGTTTAGAGGTTTGgctcatttctttcattgaaGCTTGTGTGAAGTTTTTCTTGTGGTTTTGATGTTTAACACTGCCCTGGCACATCAAGTTAGGTCTTACTATCTCCTTAGCTGACCCTAACATTATCTTTGAATGAATGGGAAGCGGTAGCCTTCCCAAAGTAGATGAATGTCCATCTTGAATTCTTGGCTCATTCTCTTCACTGCTTGGCTTCCTCTTCTCAGATTGAGAGAGCTGGGTGCCAGCGTTTACAATCCTCCCTGTTTTAATCAATCCGAGACGGATTTGAACAAGAGTTGGGTCCTGGGATTGGCGCCTCTTTTGGTAGCTCGCTAAAGTCTGTGGGATTCTCGCACATTTTTCGACATGTTTCAACGTGTGAGGGCTTAAGCTTTCGAACTTTGTCGGTTTGGTAACTCCAGTGACGTTTGAATTCAGGTTTTTTAGTTGAGGTTGATCCAGTTTTGGGCCAGTTTTCTGGCTTGTTCTGGTTATGGGAATTGATCTAGCTTTTCTCTCAGGGGATGAAATGGGTGTGAATCtagatgttttattttcttCAGTCAAATTCTTATCATGCATATGAAGGGAATCCAATGGTTTGTTTTCTTCAATAGGTACTGATGAGCTGTCAGTTGATGTTGGCTCAAATTGAGATATGGTTTCATCTGGTTTCAGATGTGGAACATTCAGACATGTGTCCATTGTATTGATGATGCTGTGGACCCAGAACAGTTAGCAATGTATAATGGTAGCAATGTAAAATAACTCTAAAAAGTAAACAActgtattttataatataaaagaCATTGCAAAATATTAAAAGTGTGTTCCTGTACAGTgaccataggtgtcatttacactggggacgctggggacatgtccccaccactttttgaaatggctgattttgtccccaccactttttgaaaccATTGggtaaaatgttctgaaaaatcaaacaatacctgtgcgactgttacactgcaaaaatgacttccttatttagtatttttgtcttgttttcagtagaaatatctaaaaattcttaaattaaaatgctttttcttgatgagcaatgatgtaagaaaataagtctagtttttaaacaaaaaaatatacaatttaagtgaatttgtgattaaaacaa
It includes:
- the LOC135786273 gene encoding uncharacterized protein; this encodes MNPKDLDTIEHTLTARSASPTTLSVSPSLDTPSLLSATLSHSLSPSSSPSRLSPCPIPSSSSPSRLSPSSHFISSYSPVRLSPCPTPELSPSPTSPSSHEPLSSVIFKKPIHITSFSQTGGTLEHHNQIHSSPPCIINTMDTCLNVPHLKPDETISQFEPTSTDSSSVPIEENKPLDSLHMHDKNLTEENKTSRFTPISSPERKARSIPITRTSQKTGPKLDQPQLKNLNSNVTGVTKPTKFESLSPHTLKHVEKCARIPQTLASYQKRRQSQDPTLVQIRLGLIKTGRIVNAGTQLSQSEKRKPSSEENEPRIQDGHSSTLGRLPLPIHSKIMLGSAKEIVRPNLMCQGSVKHQNHKKNFTQASMKEMSQTSKQITSAHTSSPNMTTNQEGAFQKLGSTSSLKGYNEVISSRRQNRAVNDISKDLKLMINSTQLNQSSNNDNLTSKSKNRSQFAGSETDTSINTSIYAPGQCGRISNFQFPLKSHRSSTECSQLGRICRPVIKRACGTPDSRLTYLKSPQACKIVSFSTNQTGSTGGNGSSSQNICPSDSDSSKSSSSEAILQEDYKRYRGSRLHKKSLARCRMKFVGEEKREVAFQPDPRDLLCTQSTESPNTQTNLVTNSEMNECFSHSPVVQEQQPESLCNTDRIKNPVFEDKLQQRDKAECRFHEIHTEQEDHPQSHPSVDAELQPSPGKCVSAGECEHKLL